One segment of Brassica napus cultivar Da-Ae chromosome C3, Da-Ae, whole genome shotgun sequence DNA contains the following:
- the LOC106421840 gene encoding kinesin-like protein KIN-8B — translation MPSIRAPVAKKTTTLTVAVKCRPLMEKERGRDIVRVNNSKELIVLDPDLSKDYLDRIQNRTKEKKYCFDHAFGPESTNKNVYRSISSVISGVVHGLNATVFAYGSTGSGKTYTMVGTRSDPGLMVLSLNTIFDMIKCDKSSDDFEVTCSYLEVYNEVIYDLLEKSSGHLELREDPEQGIVVAGLRSIKVYSADRILELLNLGNGRRKTESTEMNSTSSRSHAVLEIAVKRRQKNQNQVMRGKLALVDLAGSERAAETNNGGQKLRDGANINRSLLALANCINALGKQHKKGLAYVPYRNSKLTRILKDGLSGNSQTVMVATVSPADTQYHHTVNTLKYADRAKEIKTHIQKNIGTIDTHMSDYQRMIDNLQSEVSQLKKQLAEKESQLSIIPFERGVERELSWLDGLSHQISENVQERINLQKALFELEETNLRNRTELQHLDDAIAKQATEKDIVEALSSRRQVILDNIRDNDEAGVNYQREIEENEKHRCKLQDMLNEAINNNGNKTYLHILNQYKLLGMGNTELQFEMAMRDQIIYNQREAQRNLWNLLMGLGVEEKQVFDLAAKQGITIEDWSMASYPGLPYRKQAPSLIPANIPFMGHSYSQSSCTFQSYNQDAASKGQQWAPTPTLCREEHHSSYYFMGHEPPAFASLRKSHGGGRPTPWIDTGGANHRRVSYPQTVNNSSHMGPSFYQTPQREMLVNAPSPYGSPRADRATTPAGQPFYGSPRAIATVRNSSCNSPRVATAVSAPSGARNQQRVYGTSPLSGTKGVKNASYGQNSHTKLYRGGGGSKVHNKGNKTQRQHH, via the exons ATGCCGAGCATCAGAGCTCCCGTTGCTAAGAAGACGACGACACTAACG GTCGCTGTGAAATGTAGACCGTTAATGGAGAAAGAACGTGGAAGAGACATCGTTCGAGTGAATAACTCTAAG GAGCTGATAGTGTTGGACCCTGACTTATCGAAGGACTACCTTGACCGGATTCAGAATCGGACTAAAGAGAAGAAGTATTGTTTTGATCATGCCTTTGGCCCTGAGAGCACCAACAAG aaTGTGTATAGGAGTATTTCTTCTGTGATCTCTGGGGTTGTTCATGGACTCAACGCTACAGTCTTTGCCTATGGTTCCACTGGAAG CGGCAAAACATATACAATGGTTGGAACACGAAGTGACCCTGGATTGATGGTTCTCAGCCTGAATACCATATTTGACATGATTAAGTGTGACAAGAGCTCTGATGACTTCGAAGTGACTTGCTCCTATCTTGAAGTCTACAATGAA GTTATATACGATCTGCTTGAAAAATCATCCGGTCATTTGGAGCTCAGAGAGGATCCGGAGCAGGGAATAGTAGTTGCTGGCCTGCGATCAATCAAG GTATATTCTGCTGATCGAATTCTTGAACTGCTGAACTTAGGGAACGGTAGACGAAAAACTGAGAGCACTGAGATGAACAGtacatcatcaag GTCCCACGCAGTTCTGGAGATTGCAGTAAAAAGAAGGCAAAAGAATCAAAATCAAGTTATGAGAGGGAAACTCGCTCTGGTAGATCTTGCTGGCAGTGAAAGAGCAGCTGAGACTAACAATGGAGGTCAGAAACTGAGGGATGGAGCTAATATTAATCGCTCACTCCTTGCTCTAGCAAATTGCATAAATGCCTTGGGGAAGCAACACAAAAAGGGTCTTGCTTATGTCCCATACAGAAACAG CAAACTTACGCGTATTCTTAAAGATGGTTTGAGTGGGAACTCCCAGACGGTGATGGTTGCAACTGTATCACCTGCTGATACTCAGTATCATCATACTGTGAACACACTGAAATATGCTGACCGAGCAAAAGAGATCAAGACCCACATCCAG AAAAATATTGGTACCATCGACACTCATATGTCAGACTACCAACGAATGATCGACAATCTTCAA AGTGAGGTTTCtcagctgaagaagcaactagCAGAAAAGGAGTCGCAGCTTAGCATCATACCTTTTGAAAGAGGTGTTGAACGTGAACTTTCGTGGTTGGATGGTTTAAGTCACCAGATCAGTGAAAATGTTCAGGAACGTATAAACTTACAGAAGGCATTATTCGAGCTTGAAGAAACTAATCTCAGGAACCGTACTGAACTTCAGCATCTCGATGATGCCATTGCGAAACAG gcAACAGAGAAGGATATTGTCGAGGCTCTAAGTAGCAGACGTCAAGTAATACTTGATAATATCAGAGACAATGATGAAGCCGGTGTTAACTACCAGAGA GAAatagaagaaaatgaaaagcaTCGTTGCAAACTACAGGACATGCTCAATGAAGCAATAAATAACAACGGAAACAAAACTTATCTGCACATTCTCAACCAGTACAAGCTTCTG GGGATGGGTAATACCGAACTACAGTTTGAAATGGCAATGAGGGACCAAATCATATACAACCAAAGGGAAGCTCAGAGAAACCTATGGAATCTGCTCATGGGTTTAGGAGTCGAAGAGAAACAAGTGTTCGACCTCGCCGCTAAACAAGGAATCACAATCGAAGACTGGAGTATGGCATCGTATCCCGGGCTTCCTTACAGGAAACAAGCACCGAGTCTCATACCAGCAAACATCCCTTTCATGGGCCATTCATATTCTCAATCCTCGTGCACTTTCCAGAGCTACAATCAAGATGCTGCTTCCAAAGGACAACAATGGGCTCCAACTCCTACTTTATGCAGAGAAGAACATCACAGCTCTTACTACTTCATGGGACACGAGCCACCTGCATTTGCCAGTCTTAGGAAAAGCCATGGTGGTGGAAGACCAACTCCATGGATCGACACAGGAGGAGCCAATCATCGCCGAGTCTCTTATCCACAAACAGTAAACAATTCTTCCCACATGGGTCCCAGTTTTTACCAGACTCCACAAAGG GAAATGCTGGTCAACGCCCCGAGTCCTTATGGTAGCCCACGAGCTGACAGGGCCACCACCCCGGCCGGGCAGCCTTTCTATGGAAGCCCTCGAGCCATTGCCACGGTGAGAAACAGTTCATGCAACAGCCCCCGCGTGGCCACTGCAGTGTCAGCACCCAGTGGTGCAAGAAACCAACAAAGAGTTTACGGGACAAGCCCGCTTTCGGGAACCAAAGGTGTGAAGAACGCGTCTTACGGACAGAACAGCCACACAAAGTTGTatagaggaggaggaggcagtAAAGTTCATAATAAAGGAAACAAAACTCAACGCCAACACCATTGA
- the BNAC03G52330D gene encoding uncharacterized protein BNAC03G52330D, whose product MEVRSEMKQNIYEIFKNFMTGITKLEELDNATNIFLLRFQQGLCLLKRSPIVTSSKLIENILKNNETRRLKSYVEAGCINIDDAARSTRDLHTSLSGLSDHLIKAQSLLSDLERLTDDAALAIETATKLSTQLDEESGDDLRQVTSEENETVPFAQEPEVTEYATVIAVVYSMVKQNYVMQEKIVRSLSLKTSFDELDTYTLMWSLRPFVEDEIMNRAWKCIY is encoded by the exons ATGGAAGTGAGAAGCGAGATGAAGCAGAATATTTACGAGATTTTCAAAAACTTTATGACGGG GATCACAAAGCTTGAGGAACTAGATAATGCTACAAACATCTTTCTTCTACGCTTTCAGCAAGGACTCT GCTTGCTCAAACGCTCTCCAATAGTCACTTCCTCCAAGTTGATCGAAAACATTCTCAAGAACAATGAAACAAGACGGCTTAAATCATACGTAGAAGCAGGCTGTATTAACATCGATGATGCTGCACGAAGCACACGGGATT TGCATACATCTCTATCAGGACTTTCTGACCACCTAATCAAAG CTCAAAGCTTGTTATCTGACCTCGAGCGTCTCACTGATGATGCTGCCCTTGCAATTGAGACTGCAACAAAGCTCTCCACACAACTAGATGAAGAATCAGGTGATGATTTGCGACAAGTGACGAGTGAA GAGAACGAAACTGTACCTTTTGCTCAAGAACCTGAAGTTACAGAGTACGCTACAGTTATTGCAGTGGTTTACAGTATGGTGAAGCAGAACTATGTTATGCAG GAAAAGATTGTGAGATCGCTTAGTTTGAAGACCTCATTTGATGAACTAGATACTTACACTCTGATGTGGTCATTGCGTCCGTTTGTAGAAGACGAGATTATGAACAGAGCATGGAAATGTATCTACTAA